A genome region from Triticum aestivum cultivar Chinese Spring chromosome 2B, IWGSC CS RefSeq v2.1, whole genome shotgun sequence includes the following:
- the LOC123045117 gene encoding 60S ribosomal protein L13a-4 — protein MVSGSGVSARRVVVDARHHMLGRLASIVAKELLNGQRVVVVRCEEMCISGGLVRQKMKYLRFLRKRMNTKPSHGPIHFRAPSRIFWRTVRGMIPHKTPRGEAALARLKAFEGVPPPYDRTKRMVIPDALKVLRLQPGHRYCLLGELSKEVGWNYHETIKELEEKRKEKAKVSYDRRKQLAKLRVKAEKAAEEKLGSQLDILAPIKY, from the exons ATGGTGTCCGGCTCCGGTGTGTCCGCGCGTCGCGTGGTGGTGGATGCGCGCCACCACATGCTGGGTCGCCTTGCGTCGATCGTGGCCAAGGAGCTGCTCAACGGGCAGCGCGTGGTGGTGGTCCGGTGCGAGGAGATGTGCATCTCCGGCGGGCTGGTCCGTCAGAAGATGAAGTACCTCCGCTTCCTCCGCAAGCGGATGAACACCAAGCCCTCGCACGGCCCCATCCACTTCCGCGCCCCCTCGCGCATTTTCTGGCGCACCGTGCGCGGCATGATCCCGCACAAGACGCCCCGCGGCGAGGCTGCGCTCGCCAGGCTCAAGGCGTTCGAGGGCGTCCCGCCGCCTTACGATCGCACCAAGCGTATGGTCATCCCCGACGCGCTCAA GGTTCTGAGGCTGCAGCCGGGGCACAGGTACTGTCTGCTCGGCGAGCTTTCCAAGGAGGTCGGATGGAACTACCATGAAACTATCAAG GAACTGGAGGAGAAGAGAAAGGAGAAGGCTAAGGTGTCGTACGACAGGAGGAAGCAACTGGCCAAGCTGCGCGTCAAGGCTGAGAAGGCTGCCGAGGAGAAGCTGGGTTCTCAGTTGGACATCCTGGCACCAATCAAATACTAG